A single region of the Fimbriimonadaceae bacterium genome encodes:
- a CDS encoding DinB family protein — protein MAKPAEFTLHDRLKARLRLVREDLEEILPRLSDSDLSWAPTEGMRTVGGQFIEIAATEIMLLAWMKEGRHITFKEAESFAEGNPTLEELIGALKSARADTLAYLDSLTAEQLETPAPFPDRWFESLGQPMMQPSEAFRSLAAHEWYHVGQLVSYLWSRGDDPYKW, from the coding sequence GTGGCTAAGCCTGCTGAATTTACTTTGCATGATCGGCTCAAGGCAAGGCTTCGGCTCGTGCGGGAAGACTTGGAAGAGATTCTTCCACGGTTATCCGATAGCGATTTGTCTTGGGCACCGACCGAAGGGATGCGCACCGTTGGCGGGCAGTTCATTGAGATTGCGGCTACGGAAATTATGCTTTTGGCCTGGATGAAGGAGGGTCGTCACATTACTTTCAAGGAGGCGGAGTCCTTTGCGGAGGGAAACCCAACGCTTGAGGAATTGATCGGGGCTTTGAAGTCGGCTCGGGCAGATACTTTGGCTTATCTGGACTCGCTGACTGCGGAGCAGTTGGAGACGCCAGCGCCATTTCCGGATCGATGGTTTGAATCTTTGGGTCAGCCGATGATGCAGCCGAGTGAGGCTTTTCGGAGCCTTGCGGCGCATGAGTGGTACCACGTCGGGCAGTTGGTTTCTTATTTGTGGAGCCGGGGAGACGATCCGTATAAGTGGTGA
- a CDS encoding sigma-70 family RNA polymerase sigma factor produces MTSVKTDLADQQSLFQSQIESHKGIIFKVVSSYAWLAEDQQDLAQEITLQLWRAYPKYDPSRTFSTWMYQVALNTAISWARKWKLRNQHLTTAEELADIPEPTSEGLDSQALYSLIAGLDEFSRALLMLYIEERSHAEIGEILGISPQNVATKLTRLKQRLRLEVEQQS; encoded by the coding sequence ATGACCTCAGTCAAGACCGATCTTGCTGACCAACAGAGTCTCTTTCAATCTCAGATCGAGAGCCACAAGGGGATTATTTTTAAGGTGGTCAGCAGCTATGCGTGGCTTGCTGAGGATCAGCAGGACCTGGCTCAGGAGATCACTCTGCAGCTTTGGCGGGCGTATCCCAAATACGACCCCAGTCGGACCTTTTCGACTTGGATGTATCAAGTCGCTCTCAATACCGCGATCTCTTGGGCTCGGAAGTGGAAGCTGAGGAATCAGCATTTGACGACCGCCGAGGAACTTGCCGACATTCCCGAACCTACGAGCGAAGGGTTGGACTCACAGGCCTTGTATAGCCTGATCGCGGGTCTGGACGAGTTCAGTCGGGCTTTGTTGATGCTCTACATTGAGGAGCGCAGCCATGCAGAGATTGGCGAAATCCTCGGCATTAGTCCTCAGAACGTCGCTACGAAATTGACACGGTTGAAGCAAAGGCTTCGGCTGGAGGTCGAGCAGCAGAGTTAG
- a CDS encoding isocitrate lyase/phosphoenolpyruvate mutase family protein: protein MTATTQTTAIQEFRKLHESGCFILPNPWDIGSALYLQHLGFKALATTSAGFAFTLGRPDAVAAVSLETALAHFQQIAEATPLPVNADFQNGYADDPKGVATNVKRCIESGVAGLSIEDATGNPAQPLYESELAIDRIRAARSAIDASDLPVVLTARCEAWLVGAENPLDVAINRLIAFAEAGADCLYAPGVRDLKEIEQIVKAVAPKPVNILVGSPSPDLTLTNLSAIGVRRISVGGALARVAWGAFMRASQSIAETGTFDALSTAVPSTEIIKAF, encoded by the coding sequence ATGACCGCAACCACCCAAACCACCGCCATCCAAGAGTTCCGCAAGCTCCACGAATCCGGCTGCTTCATCCTCCCCAACCCCTGGGACATCGGCTCCGCTCTCTACCTCCAGCACCTTGGCTTCAAAGCCCTCGCCACAACATCCGCAGGATTTGCCTTCACCCTCGGCAGACCCGACGCCGTCGCTGCCGTGTCCCTCGAAACCGCTCTTGCCCACTTTCAACAAATTGCAGAAGCAACACCCCTCCCCGTCAATGCCGACTTTCAAAACGGCTATGCCGACGATCCAAAAGGCGTCGCCACAAATGTTAAAAGATGCATCGAATCCGGCGTCGCCGGACTCTCCATCGAAGACGCAACGGGCAACCCAGCGCAACCCCTCTACGAAAGCGAACTCGCCATCGACCGCATCCGCGCCGCGCGGTCAGCCATCGACGCTAGTGATCTCCCAGTCGTCCTTACCGCTCGATGCGAAGCATGGCTGGTCGGAGCAGAGAACCCGCTTGACGTCGCCATAAACCGCCTCATCGCTTTCGCCGAAGCCGGAGCCGATTGCCTTTACGCTCCCGGCGTCCGTGATCTCAAGGAGATTGAACAAATCGTCAAAGCAGTTGCTCCCAAGCCAGTGAACATTCTAGTGGGTTCCCCAAGCCCCGACCTCACACTCACAAACCTATCCGCGATCGGTGTCCGCCGAATCTCTGTCGGAGGAGCGCTCGCCAGAGTTGCCTGGGGCGCATTCATGCGTGCCAGCCAAAGCATCGCCGAAACCGGTACCTTCGACGCGCTGTCCACCGCAGTACCCTCCACCGAAATCATCAAGGCATTCTAA
- a CDS encoding PEP-CTERM sorting domain-containing protein: protein MKLIPIALVAVGASMATSASAIIWRNDIPQSTVLTFGNDARFQGVGRVTVGGGSGTGTFLGIGTGGQAWGISAKHVITTGNTGSFTFEDGGNYAITQAIGFAGADVSIFKISGWNRNVFTPGLHSAGTYAAGTNLDSAGYGLYGAEGGSPWQWDNKRRGMQTKLVNTQMMNFGGENQLMLIDRFDSPNDPNVRPVEGFGAPGDSGSMLLDGSGLIWGVLSGGQFEQYGALNWYATITPQLAQQIYTTTGIPVPEPATLIVLGLGALALRRRKNKKA from the coding sequence ATGAAACTTATTCCTATCGCTCTCGTCGCCGTTGGTGCCAGCATGGCCACTTCTGCCTCTGCAATTATCTGGCGGAATGACATCCCGCAATCGACCGTTCTTACCTTCGGTAACGACGCAAGATTCCAGGGCGTCGGTCGAGTGACCGTCGGCGGCGGCTCCGGTACCGGAACATTCCTAGGAATCGGCACCGGCGGGCAGGCGTGGGGCATCTCGGCAAAGCACGTCATCACAACTGGAAACACGGGGTCCTTTACTTTTGAAGACGGAGGCAACTACGCCATCACCCAAGCCATCGGGTTTGCGGGTGCCGACGTTTCCATCTTCAAGATCAGCGGCTGGAACCGCAACGTTTTCACACCCGGTCTGCACTCGGCAGGAACCTACGCTGCCGGTACAAACCTCGATTCCGCTGGTTATGGACTCTACGGTGCCGAAGGCGGTAGCCCGTGGCAGTGGGACAACAAGCGCCGAGGCATGCAGACAAAGCTCGTCAACACTCAAATGATGAACTTTGGCGGCGAAAACCAACTGATGCTGATCGACCGTTTCGACTCACCAAACGATCCCAATGTCCGCCCAGTAGAAGGCTTTGGAGCCCCCGGAGATAGCGGCAGCATGCTGCTCGATGGTTCAGGACTCATTTGGGGCGTCCTCTCCGGTGGACAGTTCGAGCAGTACGGCGCGCTGAACTGGTACGCAACCATCACTCCGCAGCTCGCCCAGCAGATCTACACCACCACGGGCATCCCCGTCCCCGAACCGGCAACCCTGATCGTTCTCGGTCTCGGCGCGCTGGCTCTGCGACGGCGAAAGAACAAGAAGGCGTAA
- a CDS encoding formylglycine-generating enzyme family protein has protein sequence MLALRLLAFSALVSILALLLVAGCGASEDVGPSVASESRPVPKGMVWIPLGTFTIGSDEGFVDESPAKELKMSGFFMDEHEVTNAQFAEFVEATGYVTVAERAIDPKEFPGVDPEKLKPGALVFVSGKGWDYVIGANWKHPEGPGSDIEGKEDHPVVQVAWEDAGAYAKWAGKELPTEAQWEYAARGGVAGQAFIWGSEPFDDKHPQANIWQGQFPLKNENTDGFLTTAPVKSFAPNKFGLYDMAGNVWEWCADWYSAAAYSEMADNDPKGPSSSNDPAEPGVAKRVLRGGSFLCADCYCKGYRPSARMKSSPDTGLFHSGFRCVINPSKTDPAE, from the coding sequence ATGCTTGCTTTGCGCTTGCTTGCCTTCAGCGCCCTTGTCTCCATTCTTGCTCTTTTGCTCGTTGCGGGATGCGGTGCGTCGGAGGATGTTGGGCCATCGGTCGCGAGTGAGTCACGCCCAGTTCCCAAAGGGATGGTTTGGATTCCACTAGGCACTTTCACGATTGGCTCTGATGAGGGGTTTGTGGACGAGTCGCCTGCTAAGGAGCTTAAGATGAGCGGGTTCTTCATGGACGAGCATGAAGTGACGAATGCGCAGTTTGCCGAGTTTGTGGAGGCGACAGGATACGTGACGGTGGCAGAGCGGGCGATTGATCCTAAAGAGTTTCCAGGCGTTGACCCAGAGAAGCTCAAACCCGGTGCGCTCGTTTTCGTTTCGGGCAAGGGTTGGGACTATGTGATCGGTGCGAATTGGAAGCATCCGGAGGGGCCGGGGTCCGATATTGAGGGCAAGGAGGATCATCCTGTCGTTCAAGTGGCATGGGAGGATGCGGGGGCATATGCCAAGTGGGCGGGGAAAGAACTGCCGACTGAGGCGCAGTGGGAATATGCGGCGAGGGGAGGGGTTGCTGGTCAGGCGTTTATCTGGGGCTCTGAACCGTTTGACGACAAACATCCACAGGCCAATATTTGGCAGGGGCAGTTTCCGCTCAAGAATGAGAATACCGACGGTTTCTTGACGACCGCTCCTGTGAAGTCGTTTGCGCCGAACAAGTTTGGGCTATATGATATGGCGGGGAATGTTTGGGAGTGGTGTGCGGACTGGTACAGCGCAGCGGCCTACTCGGAGATGGCAGACAATGATCCCAAAGGGCCGAGTTCATCGAATGATCCGGCTGAGCCGGGGGTCGCAAAAAGGGTGCTACGTGGGGGCTCGTTCTTGTGTGCGGATTGCTATTGCAAGGGGTACAGGCCGAGCGCGCGGATGAAATCTTCGCCGGACACAGGGCTGTTTCACTCAGGCTTTAGGTGTGTGATCAATCCGTCAAAGACCGATCCGGCAGAATAG